Proteins encoded within one genomic window of Bacteroidales bacterium:
- a CDS encoding alpha/beta hydrolase has translation MKRTSILLVIFVFLALYGQTQNVTLPLWEEDIPNYKPSDETEQADTNGIVRISKVQKPDMAVYLPSKSNATGQAVVICPGGGYSILAYDWEGTDVAKWLNSKGIAGIVLKYRLPGSESNIVGHKSPLLDAQRALRLTRYHAKEWNINPDQIGVMGFSAGGHLASTLGTHFDEVKSGIGDPIAMASSRPDFMILVYPVISFDPKFGHIGSRNNLLGKNPDQELIDRFSNEKQVTADTPPTFLIHAGDDGGVPVKNSLMFYKALQENDVPAEMHIFPEGGHGFGLALENEHLHTWTDLCIDWMKGMQQ, from the coding sequence ATGAAACGAACTTCCATCCTTCTTGTTATATTTGTTTTTCTTGCTCTTTACGGGCAAACACAGAACGTAACCCTGCCCTTGTGGGAAGAAGATATTCCCAATTATAAGCCTTCGGATGAAACCGAACAGGCCGATACCAACGGTATTGTGCGGATATCGAAAGTGCAGAAACCGGATATGGCAGTTTACCTTCCTTCCAAATCCAATGCCACGGGACAGGCTGTGGTGATCTGCCCTGGCGGAGGTTATTCAATACTTGCCTATGACTGGGAGGGAACAGATGTGGCCAAATGGCTTAATTCAAAAGGTATTGCAGGTATTGTGCTTAAATATCGGCTTCCCGGATCCGAAAGCAACATTGTAGGGCATAAATCTCCTTTGCTGGACGCCCAAAGGGCTTTGCGTTTAACCCGGTATCATGCGAAGGAATGGAATATCAATCCGGATCAGATCGGAGTGATGGGATTCTCCGCCGGTGGACACCTGGCTTCCACCCTCGGAACCCATTTTGATGAAGTGAAGTCCGGCATAGGAGATCCGATAGCAATGGCAAGTAGCCGCCCCGACTTTATGATACTGGTTTATCCTGTCATATCCTTCGATCCAAAATTTGGCCATATAGGCTCGCGAAACAACCTTCTGGGAAAAAACCCCGATCAGGAACTTATTGACCGGTTTTCTAACGAGAAGCAGGTTACAGCCGATACCCCGCCCACATTTCTTATCCATGCAGGCGATGACGGGGGTGTGCCTGTGAAAAACAGCCTCATGTTCTATAAGGCTTTACAGGAGAATGATGTGCCTGCTGAGATGCATATATTTCCCGAAGGCGGCCATGGATTTGGGCTGGCTCTTGAAAATGAACACCTCCATACCTGGACCGACCTGTGCATAGATTGGATGAAAGGCATGCAACAATAA